Proteins from a single region of Candidatus Methylacidiphilales bacterium:
- a CDS encoding ABC transporter permease gives MKHTAIHADESNSQYWQDLWQYRELFYFFSWRDLLVRYRHALLGITWALLTPILSTLIFTFVFHKVGKFPSYGVPYPMLVLAGLLPWQFFSNALENSSGSMLASANLISKIYFPRLIIPLSCLITSLVEFCIGAVLFVVLMAWYGIAPTWRLLALPFFFGLALVSSAGFGVWLSALTVKYRDFRYVVPFVLRLAMFASPIGYCSDVIPDKWRLVYSLNPLVQVIDGFRWSILQGRTEVYLPGLLLSSVLMLAILLGGLWFFRHFEKNLADII, from the coding sequence ATGAAACATACAGCAATCCATGCCGATGAATCCAACAGCCAGTATTGGCAGGACCTCTGGCAGTACCGGGAGCTGTTTTATTTCTTTTCCTGGCGCGACCTCCTGGTGCGTTACCGCCATGCGCTGCTTGGAATTACCTGGGCTCTGCTGACTCCCATCCTCAGCACATTGATCTTCACATTTGTTTTTCACAAGGTCGGGAAATTTCCCTCCTATGGCGTGCCTTATCCCATGCTCGTCCTGGCAGGCCTGCTTCCCTGGCAATTTTTTTCCAACGCCCTTGAAAACTCCAGCGGCAGCATGCTGGCGAGCGCAAACTTGATTTCAAAAATTTATTTTCCAAGGCTGATCATACCATTGAGCTGCCTGATCACTTCGCTGGTGGAATTCTGCATCGGGGCCGTTTTATTTGTCGTCCTGATGGCGTGGTACGGCATTGCCCCGACCTGGCGCCTGCTGGCGCTACCCTTTTTCTTCGGACTGGCGCTGGTTTCCTCAGCGGGGTTTGGCGTATGGCTCTCCGCCCTCACGGTCAAATACCGGGACTTCCGCTACGTCGTGCCTTTTGTCCTTCGTCTGGCCATGTTTGCCTCCCCCATCGGCTATTGCAGTGACGTGATACCGGACAAGTGGCGCCTGGTTTATTCGCTGAATCCCCTGGTTCAGGTGATCGACGGATTTCGATGGTCGATCCTGCAGGGCAGGACTGAAGTGTATCTGCCGGGGCTGCTGCTTTCCTCCGTGCTGATGCTGGCCATCCTGCTCGGTGGCCTGTGGTTTTTCCGGCATTTTGAAAAAAATCTGGCGGACATAATTTAA
- a CDS encoding glycosyltransferase, with protein MNPPLVSLIVDNYNYGRFLKRSLDSCLNQDYPNLEVIAVDDGSSDDSLEILKSYESRIPVFHTKRCGQTGALNLSFEHCHGSLVLFLDADDYLLPHAVEEFTKAWRPDTSVLHYYLMNVNPAGEVIPQHPIVPRCLSGESVMEALHDYGYYTWSPQSGCVFDAKILKKLFPLPVDHWLSADAHLSRLCPFFGERTLLPKVLACKTTHDANFSPDYHGFEESFSKKILPYRVSKHAVSIRFFLKACAERGFAVNPNMWRRSSFFLFCGLACLKLWPKFYPREAAGDFPLVQCLIGIFEDYRLRPRARLRRAATVLLVYATPGWILRALYARFPLVYKV; from the coding sequence ATGAACCCGCCCCTGGTTTCCCTGATAGTAGATAATTACAACTACGGCCGCTTTCTGAAGCGCAGTCTGGATAGCTGCTTGAACCAAGACTATCCCAACCTGGAAGTGATCGCCGTGGATGACGGCTCAAGCGACGACAGCCTGGAAATATTGAAAAGCTACGAAAGCCGTATTCCGGTTTTTCACACCAAGCGTTGCGGCCAGACGGGGGCCCTCAATCTCAGCTTTGAGCACTGCCACGGCAGTCTCGTCCTGTTTTTGGATGCGGACGATTATCTTCTGCCGCATGCCGTGGAGGAATTCACAAAGGCATGGCGCCCGGATACCAGCGTGTTGCATTATTATCTCATGAATGTAAACCCTGCGGGGGAGGTGATCCCGCAGCATCCCATCGTTCCACGCTGTCTTTCCGGAGAAAGCGTCATGGAAGCGCTTCATGACTACGGCTATTACACATGGTCGCCCCAAAGCGGCTGCGTATTCGATGCGAAGATTTTGAAAAAACTGTTTCCTCTTCCGGTGGACCATTGGCTGTCTGCAGACGCGCATCTTTCACGGCTTTGCCCGTTCTTCGGCGAGAGGACTCTTTTGCCGAAGGTCCTGGCTTGCAAAACCACACATGACGCCAACTTCAGTCCCGACTACCACGGGTTCGAGGAATCGTTTTCCAAAAAAATCCTGCCCTACCGGGTTTCAAAACATGCCGTTTCGATTCGCTTCTTTCTCAAGGCCTGCGCGGAACGGGGTTTTGCCGTAAATCCGAACATGTGGCGGCGCAGTTCGTTTTTTCTGTTTTGCGGCCTGGCATGTTTGAAGCTTTGGCCGAAGTTCTATCCCCGCGAAGCGGCCGGGGATTTCCCGCTTGTGCAATGCCTGATCGGGATTTTTGAAGACTACCGCCTGCGTCCGCGCGCGCGGCTCAGACGGGCGGCAACCGTTCTGCTGGTTTATGCCACTCCGGGCTGGATTTTGCGGGCTCTATATGCCCGGTTTCCTTTGGTTTACAAAGTCTGA